From the genome of Spinacia oleracea cultivar Varoflay chromosome 2, BTI_SOV_V1, whole genome shotgun sequence, one region includes:
- the LOC110799898 gene encoding zinc protease PQQL-like isoform X2 produces the protein MEGTKYANRFPIGLENVIRTAPAEVVKQFYQKWYNLQNMAVIAVGDFPDTESVVKLISQQFGQMNSPVPPITQEPNIPFHHKARFSCLVESEASGTTVEINWKMLNVEPKTVGDYKDWLIGVVFRSALNRRFTKISRRKDPPYFGCSAAEVELVCPVKAVQISSSCKEKNILEALKSVLTEIARIRLHEFSEREISIACANIMSEIESAYLEREKMQSSTWRYQYLQHFLRKEAVLGLEFEAQLCKSILPQLSVSMVSRYSEKLRMSKSSVITITEPRATVTEKDLQDLVSDTNSLEEEGKISPWEDDFIPDEVVQVKPTPGEIKHQAEYQDIGVTELILSNGMKVCYKCTDFKNDQVVFKGYSYGGYSELSESEYLSCMLSSSITGEIGQFGYKPSVLEDMLAGKRASVNTELGAYTRNFIGDCSPSDLEIALQLVYQLFMTCVEPEEDDIKRVIQIVEEVIRADERDPYYVFTNRVSRIKYGNSYFFKPALVNDLPKVDPKKACEYFDHSFKDPSTFTVVIIGNLDPAMIQPLVLEYLGGIPKLAEPVLCFNLDDLKGLPTTPPISIVREIVRSPMVEAQCSVHISFSIKLCGGTMMEEMWFAIFLSQLLQTKMTQALRFKHGEIYSVSVDSNFGYSKPSKTADLEGEMTIEFSCDPNVSSALVDIALDETLRLQEHGPSEEDISTVLEIEQRDHENELQENIYWLFQILKCYRSRLYTDNLGSTFQVLDKARSRARQTLSPLTAKWALQKILPYPCKQHYVSVTLIPETNRFRLLKHQLKTQLKEKYYGRYMKTVDKVWKVFARKHVSH, from the exons ATGGAGGGTACAAAG TATGCAAACCGTTTTCCAATTGGGTTGGAAAATGTGATTCGGACTGCTCCTGCTGAGGTCGTAAAGCAATTTTATCAGAAATGGTACAATTTACAGAACATGGCAGTAATAGCAGTTGGAGACTTTCCTGATACGGAG AGTGTTGTCAAGTTGATATCCCAGCAATTTGGCCAAATGAATTCACCAGTACCTCCAATTACCCAAGAGCCGAACATTCCATTTCATCACAAAGCACGGTTTTCATGCTTGGTTGAATCCGAAGCGTCAGGG ACCACAGTAGAGATAAACTGGAAGATGTTGAATGTTGAGCCTAAGACTGTGGGGGACTATAAAGACTGGCTCATTGGAGTTGTGTTCCGTTCAGCTTTGAACCGTAGATTTACTAAAATATCTCGGAGAAAGGATCCACCCTATTTTGGATGCTCTGCAGCAGAAGTGGAGTTGGTTTGTCCAGTCAAAGCTGTCCAAATATCTTCATCCTGTAAAGAGAAAAATATACTGGAAGCCTTGAAATCAGTGCTCACTGAG ATTGCAAGGATTAGGTTACATGAGTTCTCTGAGCGCGAAATATCAATAGCTTGTGCCAATATCATGTCAGAAATAGAGTCAGCTTATTTAGAGCGTGAGAAAATGCAATCAAGCACTTGGCGGTATCAGTATCTGCAG CATTTTCTTCGCAAAGAAGCTGTTCTCGGGCTTGAGTTTGAGGCTCAGCTGTGTAAAAGTATTTTGCCTC AGCTATCAGTATCTATGGTGTCCAGATATTCTGAGAAGTTACGAATGTCGAAAAGTTCTGTTATAACAATAACTGAACCTCGAGCCACAGTAACGGAGAAAGATCTTCAGGATCTTGTATCAGATACGAATTCTCTAGAGGAGGAAGGAAAAATTTCTCCATGGGAGGATGATTTCATTCCAGACGAAGTTGTCCAGGTGAAGCCAACTCCTGG GGAAATTAAGCATCAAGCTGAATATCAAGATATTGGAGTTACTGAGCTAATTCTGTCAAATGGCATGAAAGTTTGCTACAAATGTACAGATTTCAAGAATGACCAG GTTGTCTTTAAAGGATATTCATATGGAGGTTATTCGGAACTTTCAGAAAGTGAGTATCTATCTTGCATGTTAAGCTCGAGTATCACTGGAGAAATTGGTCAGTTTGGTTATAAACCATCTGTGTTAGAGGATATGTTGGCTGGTAAGAGAGCTAGTGTCAACACAGAACTTGGCGCATATACTAGAAATTTCATTGGTGATTGTTCACCTTCAGATTTAGAAATCGCATTGCAG CTTGTCTATCAACTGTTCATGACATGTGTGGAACCTGAAGAGGATGATATTAAAAGAGTGATACAGATAGTAGAAGAAGTGATTCGAGCTGATGAAAGAGATCCTTACTATGTCTTCACAAATCGGGTATCGAGAATCAAATATGGAAATTCTTACTTTTTTAAG CCAGCGCTAGTTAATGACCTTCCAAAAGTTGATCCAAAGAAAGCTTGTGAATATTTTGACCATAGCTTCAAAGACCCCTCAACATTTACTGTTGTGATTATTGGGAATCTTGATCCAGCTATGATTCAGCCATTAGTACTGGAATATctg GGAGGAATACCAAAGCTTGCAGAACCTGTTTTATGTTTCAACTTGGATGATCTCAAAGGTTTACCAACCACTCCTCCTATAAGCATAGTAAG AGAAATTGTTAGAAGCCCTATGGTGGAAGCGCAGTGTTCAGTCCATATATCTTTTAGTATAAAGCTGTGTGGTGGAACCATG ATGGAGGAGATGTGGTTTGCTATATTTTTGAGCCAGCTTCTTCAGACAAAAATGACCCAGGCTCTGCGTTTCAAACACGGAGAG ATTTATTCTGTAAGTGTTGATTCAAACTTTGGCTATAGCAAGCCATCAAAAACTGCTGACTTGGAGGGTGAGATGACAATTGAATTTTCGTGTGATCCAAATGTCTCTTCTGCACTG GTTGATATCGCTTTAGATGAAACACTGCGTCTGCAAGAGCACGGGCCTTCAGAAGAAGATATCTCCACTGTGCTTGAGATTGAACAGAGGGATCATGAAAATGAACTGCAG GAAAACATATATTGGCTTTTTCAGATTTTGAAGTGCTATCGTTCAAGGTTGTATACTGATAATCTAGGATCTACATTTCAG GTACTAGACAAAGCGAGAAGCAGAGCTCGGCAAACACTTTCTCCATTAACTGCAAAATGGGCACTACAGAAAATATTACCCTACCCTTGTAAACAGCATTATGTCTCAGTGACCTTAATACCAGAAACAAACCGTTTTCGTTTACTGAAACACCAACTTAAAACCCAGCTTAAGGAAAAATACTATGGTAGATATATGAAG ACTGTGGACAAAGTGTGGAAGGTTTTTGCCAGGAAACACGTTTCTCACTGA
- the LOC130467480 gene encoding uncharacterized protein → MAPWNEVKCGCGFPVAKRTAWTHENPGRKFIACKFYNPETGQRGCNKFDWLDEDIVEWQRDVTNVLVAEKHRLSTDLAILRNRFACIEQEKIRLVEEVDRLKKNKGMMMGVLGSKKAGLGQNQLMGMICVCAIVSVLFSFTVIKVFG, encoded by the coding sequence ATGGCTCCATGGAATGAAGTGAAATGTGGGTGTGGGTTTCCTGTAGCCAAGAGGACTGCTTGGACTCATGAAAACCCGGGGAGAAAGTTTATTGCTTGCAAATTCTACAATCCTGAAACTGGGCAAAGGGGGTGCAACAAATTTGATTGGCTTGATGAAGATATTGTTGAATGGCAAAGGGATGTTACTAATGTGCTTGTTGCTGAAAAACATAGGCTGTCCACTGATCTTGCAATTCTGAGGAACAGATTTGCTTGCATTGAACAAGAGAAGATTAGGCTAGTCGAAGAGGTTGACAGattgaagaagaacaagggcatGATGATGGGTGTTTTGGGGTCTAAGAAGGCTGGCTTGGGTCAGAATCAGCTAATGGGGATGATTTGTGTGTGTGCAATTGTGTCTGTATTATTTAGTTTCACTGTAATCAAGGTATTTGGGTAG
- the LOC130466970 gene encoding uncharacterized protein, with protein MKMIFGVASLEYKKVWDYAAAIKKYNPGSTAVVKVQGIENPPPLFQRLYVCLQACKEGFMAGCRPIIGVDGAHLRGSYPCILLTAVGKDGNNNIFPVAWAVVETENAETWAWFLELLRADIITVADSVTWVHEKEEVTYMSDRQKGLLDAFITVMPNAETRYCCRHIWANFKGKFPCVVYKEHFWKAARSSTKHHFNTHMAAIKELNEEAFKYLDAINIAHWSRHGFSTASKSGMLLNNCCESFNNVLREARAKPILQLMEWVRRYVMEIFNSKREGLKGFKGVIMPSVVKMVQQGLTQVHNMRIRQADLHEFEVDHDQDTFVVNLQSKVCGCYRWSLMGIPCWHALACIQTKRLNYEDFIHPAYHVQTYAKSYAPPFKGMPSQNQWDQTPYPGPFPPPYRKMPGRPSKHKRHKAAGEDEDKQFVKRAKRQNKCSRCGGLGHYKPKCAMPAPPGETVAASTPASNTFAGQIAAQEPSVVQSSQGAPQLHPSQQQE; from the exons ATGAAAATGATCTTTGGGGTTGCTAGCTTAGAGTATAAAAAGGTGTGGGATTATGCAGCAGCTATTAAGAAGTATAACCCGGGAAGCACAGCTGTGGTGAAGGTACAAGGCATAGAAAACCCACCTCCATTGTTTCAGAGGTTGTATGTGTGTTTGCAAGCTTGCAAAGAGGGGTTTATGGCTGGCTGCAGGCCAATAATAGGAGTTGATGGGGCACATTTGAGGGGATCATACCCATGTATCTTGTTGACTGCAGTTGGGAAGGATGGGAACAACAACATATTCCCTGTGGCTTGGGCTGTAGTGGAGACTGAAAATGCTGAAACTTGGGCCTGGTTCTTGGAGCTTTTGAGAGCTGACATCATCACTGTGGCTGACTCTGTTACTTGGGTTCACGAGAAGGAAGAAGTGACCTACATGTCTGACAGACAGAAG GGTTTGCTTGATGCTTTCATAACAGTTATGCCAAATGCAGAGACCAGATACTGTTGTAGGCATATCTGGGCTAACTTCAAAGGCAAGTTTCCTTGTGTTGTGTACAAAGAGCATTTCTGGAAGGCAGCTAGATCTTCCACAAAG CACCATTTCAACACTCACATGGCAGCTATAAAAGAGCTGAATGAAGAAGCATTTAAGTACTTGGATGCCATCAACATCGCTCACTGGTCTAGACATGGGTTTAGCACTGCTTCTAAGTCAGGAATGCTACTAAACAACTGTTGTGAGAGTTTTAATAATGTGTTGAGGGAGGCAAGGGCAAAACCAATCCTACAGCTGATGGAGTGGGTTAGGAGGTATGTCATGGAGATATTCAATTCAAAAAGGGAGGGACTGAAGGGATTTAAGGGTGTCATTATGCCTTCTGTTGTTAAGATGGTTCAGCAAGGTCTTACGCAAGTGCATAACATGAGAATCAGGCAAGCTGACTTACATGAGTTCGAAGTGGACCATGACCAGGACACATTTGTTGTCAACTTACAGTCCAAAGTATGTGGATGCTACAGATGGAGTCTTATGGGAATTCCTTGCTGGCATGCATTGGCATGTATTCAAACAAAGAGGCTAAACTACGAAGACTTCATCCACCCTGCCTATCATGTTCAGACTTATGCCAAGTCTTATGCTCCACCATTCAAAGGCATGCCTAGTCAGAATCAATGGGATCAAACACCCTACCCTGGTCCATTTCCTCCACCTTACAGAAAAATGCCAGGTAGGCCAAGCAAGCACAAGAGGCATAAGGCAGCTGGAGAGGATGAAGACAAGCAGTTTGTTAAGAGAGCAAAGAGGCAAAACAAGTGTAGCAGATGTGGTGGACTTGGACACTACAAACCTAAGTGTGCTATGCCTGCACCACCTGGTGAAACAGTGGCAGCTTCAACCCCTGCTAGTAATACTTTTGCTGGTCAGATTGCAGCTCAAGAACCTTCTGTGGTTCAATCCTCCCAAGGTGCTCCTCAACTTCACCCAAGTCAACAACAAGAATAG
- the LOC110799898 gene encoding zinc protease PQQL-like isoform X1, translating into MDALPKAALELAKKHGFKSLKRVDIDLGQILDPIPFGAEYGQLENGLTYYVRCNPKPQMRAALALAVKVGSICEEESERGIAHIVEHLAFSATKKYTNHDIVKFLESIGAEFGACGNAYTSFDETVYELFVPIDKPGLLSEAISILSEFSSEIRISAEDLDKERGAVLEEYRQGRDASGRLSEATFSSIMEGTKYANRFPIGLENVIRTAPAEVVKQFYQKWYNLQNMAVIAVGDFPDTESVVKLISQQFGQMNSPVPPITQEPNIPFHHKARFSCLVESEASGTTVEINWKMLNVEPKTVGDYKDWLIGVVFRSALNRRFTKISRRKDPPYFGCSAAEVELVCPVKAVQISSSCKEKNILEALKSVLTEIARIRLHEFSEREISIACANIMSEIESAYLEREKMQSSTWRYQYLQHFLRKEAVLGLEFEAQLCKSILPQLSVSMVSRYSEKLRMSKSSVITITEPRATVTEKDLQDLVSDTNSLEEEGKISPWEDDFIPDEVVQVKPTPGEIKHQAEYQDIGVTELILSNGMKVCYKCTDFKNDQVVFKGYSYGGYSELSESEYLSCMLSSSITGEIGQFGYKPSVLEDMLAGKRASVNTELGAYTRNFIGDCSPSDLEIALQLVYQLFMTCVEPEEDDIKRVIQIVEEVIRADERDPYYVFTNRVSRIKYGNSYFFKPALVNDLPKVDPKKACEYFDHSFKDPSTFTVVIIGNLDPAMIQPLVLEYLGGIPKLAEPVLCFNLDDLKGLPTTPPISIVREIVRSPMVEAQCSVHISFSIKLCGGTMMEEMWFAIFLSQLLQTKMTQALRFKHGEIYSVSVDSNFGYSKPSKTADLEGEMTIEFSCDPNVSSALVDIALDETLRLQEHGPSEEDISTVLEIEQRDHENELQENIYWLFQILKCYRSRLYTDNLGSTFQVLDKARSRARQTLSPLTAKWALQKILPYPCKQHYVSVTLIPETNRFRLLKHQLKTQLKEKYYGRYMKTVDKVWKVFARKHVSH; encoded by the exons atGGATGCGCTACCAAAGGCGGCACTCGAGCTGGCCAAAAAGCACGGGTTCAAGTCCCTCAAACGGGTCGATATAGACTTGGGTCAAATACTTGATCCGATCCCTTTTGGAGCTGAATACGGGCAGCTGGAAAATGGGTTGACTTACTATGTTCGATGCAACCCGAAACCCCAAATGAGAGCTGCTCTTGCTCTTGCTGTTAAAGTTGG CTCAATCTGTGAAGAGGAGAGTGAACGAGGAATTGCCCATATAGTTGAACACCTTGCTTTTAGCGCAACCAAGAAATACACAAACCATGATATTGTCAAATTCTTGGAAAGTATAGGGGCAGAGTTTGGTGCCTGCGGAAATGCTTATACAAGTTTTGATGAGACTGTTTATGAGCTGTTTGTTCCTATAGACAAGCCTGGACTATTGTCTGAGGCGATTTCCATTTTATCAGAATTCAGCTCTGAG ATTCGGATTTCTGCTGAGGACTTGGACAAAGAAAGAGGAGCTGTCCTGGAAGAATATAGACAAGGCAGGGATGCTAGTGGTCGTCTGTCTGAAGCAACATTTTCCTCAATAATGGAGGGTACAAAG TATGCAAACCGTTTTCCAATTGGGTTGGAAAATGTGATTCGGACTGCTCCTGCTGAGGTCGTAAAGCAATTTTATCAGAAATGGTACAATTTACAGAACATGGCAGTAATAGCAGTTGGAGACTTTCCTGATACGGAG AGTGTTGTCAAGTTGATATCCCAGCAATTTGGCCAAATGAATTCACCAGTACCTCCAATTACCCAAGAGCCGAACATTCCATTTCATCACAAAGCACGGTTTTCATGCTTGGTTGAATCCGAAGCGTCAGGG ACCACAGTAGAGATAAACTGGAAGATGTTGAATGTTGAGCCTAAGACTGTGGGGGACTATAAAGACTGGCTCATTGGAGTTGTGTTCCGTTCAGCTTTGAACCGTAGATTTACTAAAATATCTCGGAGAAAGGATCCACCCTATTTTGGATGCTCTGCAGCAGAAGTGGAGTTGGTTTGTCCAGTCAAAGCTGTCCAAATATCTTCATCCTGTAAAGAGAAAAATATACTGGAAGCCTTGAAATCAGTGCTCACTGAG ATTGCAAGGATTAGGTTACATGAGTTCTCTGAGCGCGAAATATCAATAGCTTGTGCCAATATCATGTCAGAAATAGAGTCAGCTTATTTAGAGCGTGAGAAAATGCAATCAAGCACTTGGCGGTATCAGTATCTGCAG CATTTTCTTCGCAAAGAAGCTGTTCTCGGGCTTGAGTTTGAGGCTCAGCTGTGTAAAAGTATTTTGCCTC AGCTATCAGTATCTATGGTGTCCAGATATTCTGAGAAGTTACGAATGTCGAAAAGTTCTGTTATAACAATAACTGAACCTCGAGCCACAGTAACGGAGAAAGATCTTCAGGATCTTGTATCAGATACGAATTCTCTAGAGGAGGAAGGAAAAATTTCTCCATGGGAGGATGATTTCATTCCAGACGAAGTTGTCCAGGTGAAGCCAACTCCTGG GGAAATTAAGCATCAAGCTGAATATCAAGATATTGGAGTTACTGAGCTAATTCTGTCAAATGGCATGAAAGTTTGCTACAAATGTACAGATTTCAAGAATGACCAG GTTGTCTTTAAAGGATATTCATATGGAGGTTATTCGGAACTTTCAGAAAGTGAGTATCTATCTTGCATGTTAAGCTCGAGTATCACTGGAGAAATTGGTCAGTTTGGTTATAAACCATCTGTGTTAGAGGATATGTTGGCTGGTAAGAGAGCTAGTGTCAACACAGAACTTGGCGCATATACTAGAAATTTCATTGGTGATTGTTCACCTTCAGATTTAGAAATCGCATTGCAG CTTGTCTATCAACTGTTCATGACATGTGTGGAACCTGAAGAGGATGATATTAAAAGAGTGATACAGATAGTAGAAGAAGTGATTCGAGCTGATGAAAGAGATCCTTACTATGTCTTCACAAATCGGGTATCGAGAATCAAATATGGAAATTCTTACTTTTTTAAG CCAGCGCTAGTTAATGACCTTCCAAAAGTTGATCCAAAGAAAGCTTGTGAATATTTTGACCATAGCTTCAAAGACCCCTCAACATTTACTGTTGTGATTATTGGGAATCTTGATCCAGCTATGATTCAGCCATTAGTACTGGAATATctg GGAGGAATACCAAAGCTTGCAGAACCTGTTTTATGTTTCAACTTGGATGATCTCAAAGGTTTACCAACCACTCCTCCTATAAGCATAGTAAG AGAAATTGTTAGAAGCCCTATGGTGGAAGCGCAGTGTTCAGTCCATATATCTTTTAGTATAAAGCTGTGTGGTGGAACCATG ATGGAGGAGATGTGGTTTGCTATATTTTTGAGCCAGCTTCTTCAGACAAAAATGACCCAGGCTCTGCGTTTCAAACACGGAGAG ATTTATTCTGTAAGTGTTGATTCAAACTTTGGCTATAGCAAGCCATCAAAAACTGCTGACTTGGAGGGTGAGATGACAATTGAATTTTCGTGTGATCCAAATGTCTCTTCTGCACTG GTTGATATCGCTTTAGATGAAACACTGCGTCTGCAAGAGCACGGGCCTTCAGAAGAAGATATCTCCACTGTGCTTGAGATTGAACAGAGGGATCATGAAAATGAACTGCAG GAAAACATATATTGGCTTTTTCAGATTTTGAAGTGCTATCGTTCAAGGTTGTATACTGATAATCTAGGATCTACATTTCAG GTACTAGACAAAGCGAGAAGCAGAGCTCGGCAAACACTTTCTCCATTAACTGCAAAATGGGCACTACAGAAAATATTACCCTACCCTTGTAAACAGCATTATGTCTCAGTGACCTTAATACCAGAAACAAACCGTTTTCGTTTACTGAAACACCAACTTAAAACCCAGCTTAAGGAAAAATACTATGGTAGATATATGAAG ACTGTGGACAAAGTGTGGAAGGTTTTTGCCAGGAAACACGTTTCTCACTGA
- the LOC110799893 gene encoding protein DUF642 L-GALACTONO-1,4-LACTONE-RESPONSIVE GENE 2 produces MGRCAAAATFILVFLGLNLASAIEDGLLVNGDFETPPAGGFTSANNDNDIVDGPISIPGWQTNGTNVELVSSGQKQGAMILIIPGGTHAVRLGNEAQISQDLKVEKGSVYAVTFSAARTCAQLESLNVSVVPTRASSAVDLQTVYTDQGWDSYAWAFEADEEDVKLVLMNPGMEEDPTCGPIIDDVAVKKMFIPVKPKDNVVLNGDFEEGPWLFKNESLGILLPTNIDEETTPLPGWIVESNRAVRYVDSYHFDVPQGKRAIELLSGKEGIISQMVETTPKKEYTLSFSMGQGGDKCKEPLAIMAFAGDQAQNYHYTPDSNSTFRREGLNFTAKADRTRIAFYSVYYNTQTDHMSSLCGPMLDDVRVWGASSSSKIGLGIFGLCFSILLFFLV; encoded by the exons ATGGGTCGAtgtgctgctgctgctacaTTTATTCTGGTTTTCTTGGGTCTTAATTTGGCTTCAGCTATCGAAGATG GTCTATTAGTAAATGGAGATTTTGAGACCCCACCAGCAGGAGGATTTACAAGTGCAAACAATGACAACGACATAGTAGATGGGCCCATATCTATTCCAGGCTGGCAAACAAACGGCACTAACGTAGAGCTAGTTTCATCAGGTCAAAAACAAGGGGCCATGATCTTAATCATCCCAGGAGGAACACACGCCGTCCGATTAGGAAACGAGGCACAGATCAGCCAAGATCTAAAGGTGGAAAAGGGTTCGGTCTACGCTGTTACATTTAGTGCTGCACGCACCTGCGCACAGCTCGAATCTCTTAATGTATCTGTGGTCCCCACGCGAGCATCCTCAGCCGTTGATCTTCAAACCGTGTATACTGATCAAGGGTGGGATTCGTATGCGTGGGCGTTTGAGGCTGATGAGGAGGATGTGAAGCTTGTGTTGATGAATCCTGGTATGGAAGAGGATCCTACTTGTGGCCCAATTATTGATGATGTTGCTGTTAAGAAGATGTTTATTCCTGTTAAGCCCAAAG ATAACGTAGTACTAAATGGAGACTTTGAAGAAGGACCATGGTTGTTCAAGAACGAGTCCCTTGGCATCCTCCTTCCAACCAACATCGACGAAGAAACAACCCCATTACCAGGATGGATTGTGGAATCAAACCGAGCAGTACGATACGTAGATTCATATCACTTTGATGTTCCACAGGGAAAAAGAGCCATTGAACTCCTGTCAGGAAAAGAAGGCATAATTTCTCAAATGGTTGAAACCACACCAAAGAAAGAATACACCTTAAGCTTCTCAATGGGACAAGGTGGTGACAAATGCAAAGAGCCTCTTGCTATTATGGCATTTGCAGGGGATCAAGCTCAAAACTATCATTACACACCCGACTCTAACTCTACCTTCCGTAGAGAGGGTCTTAATTTCACGGCTAAGGCCGATAGAACCCGGATTGCTTTCTATAGTGTCTACTACAACACTCAGACTGATCATATGAGCTCTCTTTGTGGTCCTATGTTGGATGATGTTAGGGTTTGGGGGGCTTCTTCTTCTTCCAAGATTGGTCTTGGAATCTTTGGTCTTTGCTTTTCGATTCTACTTTTCTTTTTGGTCTAG